The Megalobrama amblycephala isolate DHTTF-2021 linkage group LG7, ASM1881202v1, whole genome shotgun sequence genome window below encodes:
- the LOC125271169 gene encoding microfibril-associated glycoprotein 4-like: protein MAMTVFVAALLSVFTGFVVSVPDGFKPVDCSDLYKAGQTVSGIYSIYPAGDVPVWVYCDMIGGGGWTVFQRRMDGSINFYQPWKEYKRGFGSTEGEYWLGLENMYQLTRNRKYMLRVDLEDFEGRKVFALYSSFSVGPETDGYKLHVSGFTDGGAGDSLTYHNGQKFSTFDKDQDTWPKNCAKEYLGAFWHTGCHYAHPNGVYLWGKNPNHYGAGVGWYSWKNNVDSMKFISMKIRRVS, encoded by the exons ATGGCG ATGACGGTGTTTGTCGCGGCTCTGCTCTCTGTTTTCACGGGGTTTGTTGTGTCGGTTCCTGATGGATTCAAGCCGGTCGACTGTTCTGACCTTTATAAAGCAGGACAAACAGTCAGTGGGATTTACTCCATCTATCCAGCAGGTGACGTTCCTGTCTGGGTTTACTGTGACATGATCGGAGGAGGAGGATGGACG GTGTTTCAGAGGAGAATGGACGGCAGTATTAATTTCTATCAGCCGTGGAAAGAGTACAAGAGAGGATTCGGGTCCACTGAAGGAGAATACTGGCTGG ggCTGGAGAACATGTACCAGCTGACACGTAACAGGAAGTACATGCTGAGAGTGGATCTGGAGGACTTTGAAGGAAGGAAAGTTTTTGCTCTGTACTCGTCCTTCTCTGTGGGTCCTGAAACTGACGGGTATAAACTGCATGTTTCAGGGTTCACTGATGGAGGAGCAG GTGACTCTTTGACCTACCACAATGGACAGAAGTTCTCCACCTTTGACAAGGATCAAGACACCTGGCCTAAGAACTGTGCCAAAGAGTATCTCGGGGCATTTTGGCACACAGGCTGTCACTATGCACACCCCAATGGTGTGTATTTATGGGGAAAAAATCCCAACCATTACGGAGCTGGTGTTGGTTGGTACTCCTGGAAGAATAATGTCGACAGTATGAAATTCATCAGCATGAAGATCAGACGTGTGTCTTAG
- the LOC125271151 gene encoding microfibril-associated glycoprotein 4-like, translated as MAIMVFVAALLSVFTGFVVSVPDGFKPVDCSDLYKAGQTVSGIYSIYPAGDVPVWVYCDMISGGKDEDKGGRTVFQRRMDGLINFYRPWKEYKRGFGTTEGEYWLGLENMYQLTHNRKYMLRVDLEDFEGRKVFAQYSSFSVAPETEGYKLHVSGFTDGGAGRTLSYFHTFQKFTTFDKDYNYYGSTCPKLQLGGFWYTVGCHHTNPNGVYLWGEDNTRHAIGVVWKTWKINSSVSLKFFVMKIKRVS; from the exons ATGGCG ATTATGGTGTTTGTCGCGGCTCTGCTCTCTGTTTTCACGGGGTTTGTTGTGTCGGTTCCTGATGGATTCAAGCCGGTCGACTGTTCTGACCTTTATAAAGCAGGACAAACAGTCAGTGGGATTTACTCCATCTATCCAGCAGGTGACGTTCCTGTCTGGGTTTACTGTGACATGATCTCAGGTGGGAAAGATGAAGATAAAGGAGGACGGACG GTGTTTCAGAGGAGAATGGACGGCCTTATTAATTTCTATCGGCCGTGGAAAGAGTACAAGAGAGGATTCGGGACCACTGAAGGAGAATACTGGCTGG ggCTGGAGAACATGTACCAGCTGACACATAACAGGAAGTACATGCTGAGAGTGGATCTGGAGGACTTTGAAGGAAGGAAAGTTTTTGCTCAGTACTCGTCCTTCTCTGTGGCTCCTGAAACTGAGGGGTATAAACTGCATGtttcaggattcactgatgGAGGAGCAGGTAGGACACTTTCATACTTTCACACTTTTCAGAAGTTCACCACCTTTGACAAAGACTACAACTACTATGGGAGTACCTGTCCCAAACTGCAACTTGGGGGATTTTGGTACACAGTAGGATGTCACCATACAAACCCCAACGGTGTGTATTTGTGGGGAGAAGACAACACACGTCATGCCATTGGTGTTGTTTGGAAAACCTGGAAAATCAATTCTTCTGTCAGTTTGAAATTCTTTGTAATGAAGATCAAACGTGTGTCTTAG